From Capsicum annuum cultivar UCD-10X-F1 unplaced genomic scaffold, UCD10Xv1.1 ctg50320, whole genome shotgun sequence:
GATCCGGAAGTACTATTGATTCTCTTGTGGAGGGGTTCCATAGCAAACGTTGATTGGTTTTATCACAATAGTTAAAAACCGCGATAAGCACCAAGCTATCGTAACAACAATATAATTTGCAACTCCTCCATGGTTTACCGTTAGAAGGACAATCAAGTTTTTGTACTTCCTCAATGCGTTGAACCGATGATAAAGAAGAACAATACAGAGAAAACTCGTCCTCAAGAAGGTCCTTCCGGCTAAcaagaaatttttgagaattttgatCATTCTTGGCGCGATTGCGATGCTTCAACGTAAAGTAAGGCTCGGATATCAGTGTCATCCAACACGTCGATACACATTTGAATCGTAGAAGAGGCTGCACAGGTAGCCTGCTGAGGATTTCCATAGTTATTTCTTCTTGCAATGGAACTGAATGCATCATAACTCTCTTCActgcaattaaaaaaaaaaagaataataaaccGAAAAAACCCTCAGACCCTTCAGATAGGGGTTTCATCCAAAATCCCTTCGgcaaaaaattatgttatatacacatgattaaaattattttttatgtatatatagtaaatgtcGAACCTCCTCGATTAGTTAgtatgttcacttatgaaccccTTAAATCCTGGCTCTGCCACTGCCTCCGATCcccaactaaaaataataataactcc
This genomic window contains:
- the LOC124892749 gene encoding F-box/kelch-repeat protein At3g23880-like, producing KRVMMHSVPLQEEITMEILSRLPVQPLLRFKCVSTCWMTLISEPYFTLKHRNRAKNDQNSQKFLVSRKDLLEDEFSLYCSSLSSVQRIEEVQKLDCPSNGKPWRSCKLYCCYDSLVLIAVFNYCDKTNQRLLWNPSTRESIVLPDQKFSLERCWCTWGLGYDSVSDDYKILKIDLESCSEILALKSGSWRLTNNYPIGNRPDLLCTESLVFVHGAFHWIDNISRSTVTALSISSEVYTEIPLPEKMLSIYDHKCGRLVSVWQKSFVFMLIIRLKWGTLLGFG